The DNA sequence CAGGAATATAAGACAGACTAGGACTATGCCGAGCCCGGGAGGCAGGAGGAGCCACCATGCTCCGGCGGAAAAGGCTCCGAAGCTGTGGGCCTCGTGGAGCATCCTTCCCCATGAGATCACACGGGGATCGGAAAGCCCCAGAAAGGATAACCCCGCCTCGGCCAATATGGCGCCCGGGACCCCTAGGGCTACGTTTGCGGCCATTATAGGCATCGTCTCCGGCAGTATATGTCTTCTCAGTATATAGCCCGTCGGAGCTCCTAGAGCTCTCAGCCCCTCCACGAAGGGAGATTCCCTCAACGACAAAACCTGGGCCCTGACCGTACGGGCCGTGCCCATCCATGAAAACAGAGAGAGTATGACGATCATCTGTATCAAGCCCTTTCCCCACAGGGAAGCGAGTACCATGAGTATAGGAAGGGTCGGTATGGCCATGAATAGGTCGACTACCCTCATGATAGCCCCGTCTATCCAGCCTCCCCTGTATCCGCTGATCATCCCCACCGTCAAACCAAGGATCGAGGCTATGGCCGTGGTGGCCAGTCCTACCACGAGGGACACCTTGATGCCGAGAAGGAACAGCAGAAAAACGTCCCTTCCCCTTTGATCTGTGCCTAAAAGTCCCCATCTCTCTCCAGGGAGGTGGAGGGTCAGATCGGAGGAGATTGGGGCTCCTGTGATCTCGGCTCGATACGCCCCCTCTCTCGGAAACAGATGCTCCATCGGATCGTCGAAGGGGGACATGCCCAGGTTCAACTTGAACGACATGTCTCGGTCGTCCAGGTCGATCTCGTTTTTTCCTCCTGACAGGTCGATCAGTTTTAATGGGCTCTCGGGGGTTTCCCATATGATTTCTCCGGAACACTTATCCGGCAGGACAACCGTGCCGGATAATCTGAATCCTCCCGGGGGTTGACTAGCCCATTCTATCTGTCCCGATCTTTTTCCATCGATATCCAACGTCATGCTGGGCGGAAGATCTCCGTCTATCCATAGAGGTTTCGAGAAGGGTGGGGCTACGGAGTCCACCGATAGGTTCATCACTGTAGGTCCTAAAAATCCCATGATCGACAATCCCGCCAGAGCCCAGAGGCTCCATCTTCCAGTTATCTTGATGTTCATTTAATGGTCCTCCCCAGCCTTACCCTGGGATCCACCAGTTCATATGCGGCGTCGGCCAAGAGGTTGGAACCCACCGTAATCAAAGACAGCAGGTAGAAAGCGGCACCGGCGGAGGGGTAATCGTGTCCGATCACCGATTGCAGCAGGAAGGCTCCTATGCCGTGAAGGGAGAACACCGCTTCGGTTATCACCGCCCCTGATACCAGTGATGGCATGGACATCAGAAGTATCGTCAGGATCGGCGGCAGTATGGATCGGAAGGCGTGTCGCCATATTATCCTCTTTTCGGACAGCCCTCTCGCTTTGGCCATCAGGATGAAGTCCTCCTCTAAAACCCGAACCATCAGGTTCCTGGCGTATAGAGCCCATCCCCCGAATCCCAGGAGAATGAGGGAACCGGCGGGAAGGACGAGGTGCCAGAGGTAATCGATCAGAATCTGGAGGGGCTCCGTCGGCGGTGGAACCGACACCGATCCTCTGAGGGGAAATAGAGGAAGGCCGTAGGCCAGGGCCATCAAGAGCACCATCTGTACGAAAAAGGAGGGAAAGGAAAAGGACAGTGCGCTCCCCCATAGGACCAGTTTCTCCGTCCATCTGCCTTTTCTCGTCGCGGCCTTTACCCCCAGCCATATTCCAGATGCGGCGGAACCTAGAACGGCGATTCCCATGAGCGCTATCGTGTTGGGAAGCCTGGAGGCGATTTCCCCCCACACCGGCTTTCTCGATATGAAGGAAATCCCGAAGTCCAACGTCAGGGTTCTTTTAGCGTAGGTCAGAAATTGACTCCACAGAGGACGATCCAGACCGTACAATTCCTTCAATTTATCCTTGGCCTCGGGTGAAAAGCCGGGGTCGACGATGGACGATACAGGATCGCCCGGCATAATCCTGAACAGGAGAAAGTTCAGGGCGAGGACCGCCAGCATTATCGCTGCGGCCCCCGCAAGTCTCCTGATCCAATATCCTTCGCCGACTGATGGACTCAACGGCGGTACCTCCTGT is a window from the Dethiosulfovibrio russensis genome containing:
- a CDS encoding ABC transporter permease, with the translated sequence MNIKITGRWSLWALAGLSIMGFLGPTVMNLSVDSVAPPFSKPLWIDGDLPPSMTLDIDGKRSGQIEWASQPPGGFRLSGTVVLPDKCSGEIIWETPESPLKLIDLSGGKNEIDLDDRDMSFKLNLGMSPFDDPMEHLFPREGAYRAEITGAPISSDLTLHLPGERWGLLGTDQRGRDVFLLFLLGIKVSLVVGLATTAIASILGLTVGMISGYRGGWIDGAIMRVVDLFMAIPTLPILMVLASLWGKGLIQMIVILSLFSWMGTARTVRAQVLSLRESPFVEGLRALGAPTGYILRRHILPETMPIMAANVALGVPGAILAEAGLSFLGLSDPRVISWGRMLHEAHSFGAFSAGAWWLLLPPGLGIVLVCLIFLDFGKISEEGSP
- a CDS encoding ABC transporter permease; the protein is MSPSVGEGYWIRRLAGAAAIMLAVLALNFLLFRIMPGDPVSSIVDPGFSPEAKDKLKELYGLDRPLWSQFLTYAKRTLTLDFGISFISRKPVWGEIASRLPNTIALMGIAVLGSAASGIWLGVKAATRKGRWTEKLVLWGSALSFSFPSFFVQMVLLMALAYGLPLFPLRGSVSVPPPTEPLQILIDYLWHLVLPAGSLILLGFGGWALYARNLMVRVLEEDFILMAKARGLSEKRIIWRHAFRSILPPILTILLMSMPSLVSGAVITEAVFSLHGIGAFLLQSVIGHDYPSAGAAFYLLSLITVGSNLLADAAYELVDPRVRLGRTIK